A window of Pararhodobacter sp. genomic DNA:
CAGCACCTCGCTTCGGCCCACGCCCGCAGGCCCGTCAGACCGGGGCCGCAGCGACACCTGAAAATTGCACAGGCACCCTGCCCCCTCGGCGGGCACGGTGTTCGGCAACAACTGATCCAGCGCGTTATAGACCGTATCCGGCACCATATGGCCGATCACATGCCTCAGCGCCACGGGCGCGGGGTGGACGGCGTTGACGATGCTATCGACCGGGGCGACCACCTCGAACGGCGCGAGGCTGGCGGCGTTGTTGGGGATTTCCGGCGCAATCGCACATTTCAGCGCGTAGCAGGAATAGGCCTTGGTATAGACCAGCGGCACGTTGATGCCTTTCTTGTCCAGCCCGCTGGTGCCCTCCCAGTCACACAGCACGCGGTCACGCGCAATCGTTACCCGCACTTTCAGGTCGATCGGCTTGGAATAGCCATCAATCCGCATCGCGCCATCGGCCACACCGGGCGTCAGGGCGTTGATCCGCTCCAAGGTCGCCTTGCGCGAGTTGGTCAGGATGAAATCGGAAATCCCGCCCAGATCGGCCAGCGCAAATTCGCGCATCATGTCGATCAACCGACGGTGGCCAATCTCGTTGCAGGTGGCCAGCGCGTAGATATCGCCGATCAACTGATCCGGCTCGCGCACATTGCCGCGAATGATCGTGATCAGCGTGCGATCCACCGCGCCCTTGTCGGCCAGCCGCATGATCGGCAGATACAACCCCTCCTCATAGACCGAGTTCGCATCCGCCCCGAACCCACGCCCGCCGATATCGACGATATGCGCGGTGCAGGCAAAGAACCCGACCAGCGCGCCGTTGTGAAAACTGGGTGTCACCACGGTGATGTCGTGCAGATGCCCGGTGCCCTCCCAGGGGTCGTTGGTCAGATAGACATCACCCTCGGCCATCGTCTCGCGCCCAATGCGCCGGATGAAATGCGGCACGGCGTCGGCCATGGCGTTCACATGGCCGGGCGTTCCGGTCACCGCCTGCGCCAGCATCTGCCCCTGCGCGTTATAGACCCCCGCCGACAGATCGCCCGCCTCGCGCACCGAGGTCGAGAACGCGGTGCGCACCAAGGCCTGCGCCTGTTCCTCGACCACCGAGATCAGGCGGTTCCACATGACCTGATAGGCAACTTTGCTGACCTCAGCCATGGGCGGCCTCCTTGGTGCGAATATCCAGACACCCATCGGCCTGCGCGATCATCGAGCGACTGGTGGGAATGATGATGGTGGTTTCTTCCTCAGTGACAACAGCGGGGCCATCGACGGTCTGGCCGGTGGTCAACTGGCCGCGCTCGACCACTGTGGCCTCGGTTACATGGCCCAGCGCCGGGTCGAACAGGGTGCGCGTGCCGCTGCTGGGTGCGGAGCCACTTGGCACTGCAGGCGCAAGGCGCGCGACGGCATCGGTCAACGTAAAGGCGTTGACCGACCAGACGGTGATCTCCGCCTCCATCCCCTCGACGGATCGACCAAACAGCTTGACATAATCCGCCTCGAACAGGCGCAGGAACGTCTCGGCATCGGGGTTTGCCGCTTGCTCGGGCGTCAACGACACCGGGATTTCCCAGCCTTGCCCGGAATAGCGCATGTAGACCTTGTGCTCTGACAGGATCTCGGCCGTCGCATCGCAGGATTGCACGAAACTGCACGCCTCGGCCTCCATCTCCTTGAACAGCGCCGTGACCTTTGCCGGATCAAACGCGCCGATCTTCATAAAGACCGAGCGGTTGGCCTCAAAGCTGAACGGCGCGCGCAAAAACCCGATGGCCGAGCCGACGCCCGCCCCCTGCGGCACCAGACAGCGCGCGATGCCCAGCTTTTCGCACAGCCGCGCGGCGTGCAGGGGGGCCGCGCCGCCAAAGGCGATCATCGTGTAATCCGACAGATCCTCGCCATTCTCAACGGCATGAACCCGCGCGGCATTGGCCATATTCTCATCGACCACCTCGGCCAGCCCCCAGGCGGCCTCAACGGCGTCCATCTCCAGCCGGTCGCCCAGATGCACGCGCAGCGCCGTGCGCGAGGCGTCAGGATACAAAGGAATCGAGCCGCCCGCGAAATTGTCGGGGTCCAGCTTGCCCAGCACCAGATCGGCATCGGTCACCGCCGGACGTTCGCCACCGCGCCCATAGCACGCAGGCCCCGGCTCTGACCCGGCACTTTCCGGCCCGACGCGGATTTGCCCCAGCACATCGACATGCGCCAAAGACCCGCCGCCCGCGCCGATCTCGACCATGTCGATCACCGGAATCGAGATCGGCATGCCAGAGCCTTTCTTGAACCGATACGTCCGCGCCACCTCGAACACCCGCGCGGTTTTCGGTGTCTGGTTCTTGATCAGGCAAATCTTGGCCGTGGTGCCGCCCATATCGAAGGACAAAACCTTGTCCAACCCATGCCGCGCGGCAATATCGGCGGCGAACACCGCCCCGCCCGCCGGGCCGGATTCGACCAGCCGCACCGGAAATTCCGCCGCCGTCTCGATGTCGATGATCCCGCCGCCCGAATGCATCAGGAACACCGGGCAATCCGCGCCCTCGGCGGCCAGACGCCCCTTCAGCCGCCCCAGATAGGATTTCATCAGCGGCTTGATATAGGCGTTGGCGATGGTGGTGTTGAACCGCTCGTATTCGCGCATCTGCGGCGAGACTTGCGAGGACAGCGACACCATGACCCCCGGCAAACGCGCGGCCAGAACCTGCGCGATCAGCCGTTCATGCGCGTCATTCACATAGGAATGCAACAGGCCCACCGCGATACTCTCATAGCCTGCCGCGCCCAGCGTATCGGCCAGCGCCTCGACCTCGGCACGCTCCAGCGGCATCAAGACCTCGCCGCGTGCATCCATGCGCTCGGTCACCACATAGCGGCGGTTCCGGGCCAGCAGGGGTTCGGGCAGCGTCAGGTTCAGATCATATTGCTCGAACCGGCTTTCGGTGCGCATTTCGATGACATCGCGAAAACCCTTGGTGGTGATCAGCGCCGTCTTCGCCCCGCGCCGCTCGATCAGCGCATTGGTCGCCAGGGTCGTGCCGTGGATGATCTGCCCGATGGATGAGGCCGCAACCCCGGCCTTGGCGCAAACCCGGTGCATCCCCTCCAGGATCGCCTCCTCGGGCGCGCTGTAGGTGGTCAGAACCTTGGTCGAGTGCCGCGCAGTGCCAACCTCAAGGACCACATCGGTAAAGGTGCCGCCGATATCGACGCCCAATCTGATAGAATCACGCGCCATGAGCGGGCCTCCGTTGGTTCATTCCAGTGGCAAACCTAGCACTCGCCTACGATAAACAATAATCCTTTGATGTAATGATAAGGATCAGGATTTGTTATCCTTCGCCGGATAAAGCCGCTGCGCGATCTCCACCGCCGCCGTGACATAGGCCGGGGCCGGGTCCAGCACATACCGCGCGGCAAAGCGCAGATTGTCGGGGTGCCAGGCATAATTCAGCCGCTGCAAACGCCCGTCCGCCAAAGCCTCGGCGACCATATCCAGCGGCAGACAGGCAATGCCCAGCCCGTCGAGCGCCATCAACAGGCTGGTGCCGATATTCGACGCCGACACCAAGCGCACCTCTTGGCCGATCTCGCGGAAATGGGCCTCGAGCTGGCGCTGCGGCACCGTGCGGCGCGAGTGGGTCAAAATGGCATGGGGCGCGATATCCTGCGGCTGAACCCGGGCCGCAAACGGCCCCAGTCCGGGTGCCGCAACCCAGGCATAAGCCGATTGCCCCAGCGGCACGGTGCAGCGCGCCTCTTGCGCGAACGGGCCGCTTTGAAACACCAGATCCAGATCGCGGTCGAACAGCGCCTTGCTCAGCGTGGCGCTCAGATCCACCGTCAGATCAATGTCGATCGCCGGAAACCGCGCCCGCATATCCAGCAGGAAGGCCCGCAGCCATGTGTGCGCCACCATCTCGCTGACGCCCAGCCGCAGCACGCCCTTGAACAGCGTCTCATCGCCCACCACGGCCTGAAACGCCTCGGCCGCCGCCAGAATATCGCGCGCCGGGCGCAGCAGGTCCTGCCCCTTGGGCGTCAGGCGCACCGAGCCCGCGTCCCGCTCCATCAACCGCACGCCCAGCCGTTCCTCAAGCTGCGACATCCGGCTGGAGATGTTGGGCTGTGTCGTGTTCAGCCGCTCTGCCGCGCGCCGGAACGTGCCCAGATCAGCGACCGACACGAACGCCTCGATATGTTTCAGGGTAAAGGGAATCCGGGTCATGCCGCGCCTCAAAGCCTCTGGCTGGTCTTGCATCCCGGCTTTGCCAAGTCAAAGGCCAAGGCAATTTTCGGCACCAGGCGATATCCGCGTTGACATTAATATGTAAATACATATTGGATAGGGCGATACCTTCAGCCAAGGACCGACCATGCCCAGCACAACTGTCTTTTCCAACGCCACCGCCGCAACCATGACGCCCGAAACCGCGGATTACGGGCTGGTGCGCAACGCGGCGATTGTGGTTTCGGACGGGCGGATTGCCTGGGTTGGGGCGCAAGAGGCGCTGCCCGAACCCTATCGCGATGCGCCGACGCAAGATCTGGACGGGCGGCTGGTCACCCCGGCGCTGATCGACTGTCACACGCATATCGTGCATGGCGGCAACCGCGCGATGGAGTTCGAGATGCGGCTGCAAGGCGCCAGTTACGAGGAGGTCGCGCGCGCGGGCGGCGGTATTGTCTCGACCGTCTCGGCAACCCGCGAGGCCAGCTTTGACGAGTTGCTGGCCAAGGCCCTGACCCGCGCCGATGCCTTGATCGCGCAGGGTGTCAGCACCGTTGAAATCAAGTCCGGCTATGGTCTGAACCAAGAAACCGAACTCAAGATGCTGCGCGTCGCCCGCGCGATTGCGCAACACCGCCCGATTCGCGTGATGACCAGCTTTCTGGGCGCGCATGCCGTGCCCAAGGGCATGGATGCCGACGCCTATATCGACACGATCTGTATTCCGGCCCTGAACGCGGCCCACGCCGAGGGGCTGGTCGATGCGGTGGACGGGTTCTGCGAGGGCATCGCCTTTGACACGACGCAGATCAGCCGCGTGTTCGATCAGGCCCGCGCCCTGGGTCTGCCGCTCAAATTGCACGCCGAGCAACTCAGCAACATCGGTGGCACGGCCTTGGCCGCGCGCTATGGTGCGATGTCCGCCGATCACGTCGAATACGCGACCGAGGACGACGCCAGGGCGCTGGCCGCCTCGGGCACCGTTGCGGTGATTCTGCCGGGCGCGTTCTACACGATCCACGAGACCCAGGCCCCACCAATACAGGCGTTCCGCGATCATGGCGTGCCGATGGCCGTCGCGACCGACTGGAACCCCGGCACCTCGCCGCTGGGGTCGATTCTGCTGGCGATGAACATGGCCTGCACCCTGTTCCGCATGACCCCCGCCGAGGCTTTGGCCGGCACCACCCGCAACGCCGCCCGCGCGCTGGGCCTGACGGATACCGGCACCATCGCGCCGGGGATGCGCGCCGATCTGGCGATCTGGAATGTCGCGGAACCTGCGGAACTGTCCTACGGTATCGGCATCAACCCACTGCACAACCGCATCTTTGGAGGGGTTCAATGAGCCTTCTGGAAATATCCCGCGCCGACAGCCCTCTGGTTCTGGGTCTGCCGCACACTGGCACCGACATTCCGGCCGATTGCGCGGCGGGTCTCAATGACACGGGCCGCGCGATTGCCGATACCGACTGGCATATCCATGAGCTTTATGCGGGGCTGGTCGAGGCCACGACGGTGCGCACCCTGGTGCATCGTTATGTGATCGACGCCAACCGCGACCCGACCGGAGTCAGCCTCTATCCCGGCCAGAACACCACCGGGCTTTGCCCGCTGACCGATTTCGACGGGCAGCCGATTTACCACCCCGGACAGGAACCCGACGCCGCCGAGATCGAGCGCCGCCGCGCCACCTATCACGCGCCCTATCATGCCGCCCTGGTCGCGGAACTGGCCCGCGTCAAAGCCATCCACGGCTTCGCGATCCTCTATGATTGTCACTCGATCCGCTCACAGATCCCGTTCCTGTTCGACGGCACGCTGCCCGATTTCAACATCGGCACCAACAATGGCGAAACCTGTGATCCCGCCATCGAGCGCGCCACCTATGACATTTGCCAGGCCGCGTCCGGCTACACCTCGATCCTGAACGGTCGCTTCAAGGGCGGCTGGACCACGCGCCACTATGGCCAGCCCGGCCAAGGCGTGCACGCGATCCAGATGGAACTGGCGCAATCGACCTATATGCAGGAGAGCCCGGATTGGCCCTATGACTCCGCCAAGGCCCGCGCCCTGCGCCCGCATCTGAAAACCATCCTCAACACCCTGACCGCCTGGAGGCCCCAATGAGCGACCCGCGCAAGAACACCCGTGACATCTACCCCCCAACCGGGCCGAACCTGACGGCGAAAAGCTGGATGACCGAGGCCCCCCTCAGGATGCTGATGAACAACCTGCACCCGGATGTGGCCGAGAACCCGCATGAGCTGGTGGTCTACGGCGGTATCGGACGTGCGGCGCGCACCTGGCAGGATTTCGACAGCATCGTCGCCACGCTGACCGACCTCGAGGCCGACGAAACGCTGGTCGTGCAGTCGGGCAAGCCGATTGCCGTGGTCAAGACCCATACGGACGCGCCGCGCGTGCTGATCGCCAACTCGAACCTCGTGCCGCATTGGGCGACCTGGGATCATTTCAACGAACTCGATAAAAAGGGTCTGGCGATGTACGGCCAGATGACCGCCGGGTCGTGGATCTACATCGGCAGCCAGGGCATCGTGCAGGGCACCTACGAGACCTTTGTCGAGGCCGGGCGCCAGCACTACGGCGGCTCGCTCAAGGGCAAATGGATCCTCACCGGCGGTCTGGGTGGCATGGGCGGCGCGCAGCCTTTGGCGGCGGTGATGGCGGGCGCGTGCTGCCTTGCCGTCGAATGCAACCCCGACAGCATCGATTTCCGCCTGCGCACCCGCTATGTCGATGAAAAGACCGACAGCCTCGATGAAGCGCTGGCGATGATCGACCGCTGGACCAAGGCCGGCGAGGCGAAATCCGTGGGCCTGTTGGGCAACGCCGCCGATGTGTTCCCGGAGCTTTACCGCCGCGGTATTCGCCCCGATATCGTCACCGACCAGACCAGCGCCCACGACCCGCGCCACGGCTATCTGCCGCAGGGCTGGACGATGGCCGAATGGAAGGCCAAGCAGGACAGCGACCCCAAAGCCGTCGAGAAAGCCGCGCGCGCCAGCATGAAGGTGCAAGTGGCGGCGATGGTCGATTTCCACAACGCGGGCGTGCCGACCGTCGATTATGGCAACAACATCCGGCAGATGGCGCTGGAGGAAGGGCTGGAAAATGCCTTTGCCTTCCCCGGTTTCGTGCCCGCCTATATCCGCCCGCTGTTCTGCCGGGGGATCGGGCCGTTCCGCTGGGTGGCGCTGTCGGGCGACCCCGAGGATATCTATAAAACCGACCAGAAGATGAAAGAGCTGTTCCCCGAGAACAAGCATCTGCATCAATGGCTTGATATGGCCCGCGAACGGATCGCGTTTCAGGGCCTGCCCGCGCGGATCTGCTGGATCGGCCTCGGCGACCGGCATCGCGCCGGATTGGCGTTCAACGAGATGGTCGCCAATGGCGAGCTGAAAGCGCCGATCGTGATCGGCCGCGACCACCTCGACAGCGGCTCGGTCGCCTCGCCCAACCGCGAGACCGAAGCGATGAAGGATGGCTCGGACGCGGTGTCGGACTGGCCCTTGCTGAACGCTTTGGTCAACACGGCCTCGGGCGCGACCTGGGTCAGCATCCACCACGGCGGCGGCGTCGGCATGGGCTTCAGCCAGCATGCGGGCGTGGTGATCTGCGCCGATGGCACGCCCGAGGCCGCCAAGCGGCTGGAGCGCGTGTTGTGGAACGATCCGGCCAGCGGTGTCTGGCGTCATGCCGATGCAGGGTATGAGGACGCGGTTGCCTGTGCGCGCGAACACGGGCTGAAGCTGCCGCGCATTCTGGGCAACTAAGACCCACACCCAAAGATCGAATCAGGCGGCGCTTTGCCCAAGCGCCGCCTGCGTGCGTTTCGGACGGCCCGCAAAGGCCCATATCGTCAGCCGGAAAATGCGAAAAGGCTCAAGCATCGCTGCTTGAGCCTTTGAATTTATTGGTGAGCCGGATTGGGATCGAACCAATGGCCAGCTGATTAAAAGTCAGCTGCTCTACCGCTGAGCTACCGGCCCACACTGCGAGGCTAACTAGAAAGAACCGCCGCCCGGGTCAAGCCGAAACATGCGTTTTTCTGTCAGATATCTGTCCTTTACCGCACCAGCCACCTCGCATGGTCCTGTTTTTCGCTGTCCTGGTTATCCGGGCGTCAGCAGATAGCCCTCGCCGCGCACGGTCTGCAAAAAGCGTGGACGGCGCGGATCCGGCTCGATCTTGCGGCGCAAGCGGGTGATCTGCACGTCAATGGCCCGCTCTTGCGAAAGCTCGGCGGCCATATGCCCGCGATCACGGCCCAGATATTCCACCAGCGCCTCACGGCTGACAACCTCGCCCTGCCGCCCGGCCAGCACCCGCATCAACGCAGCCTCGGTCTGGGTCAGGCGCACCGGCTCGGTGCCGTCGCGCAGGTCGCCAGAGTCGACCTCGTAGCGCATCCGCCCCAGCATCAGGACCTGCGGCGCCAGCGACGCGGGCGCGGCCTTGGGCGCGCGCCGCAAGATGGCATTGATTCGCAGCACCAACTCACGCGGCTCGAAGGGTTTGGACAGGTAATCATCCGCGCCCGCCTCAAAACCCGCGATCCGGTCGCGCGCCTCGCCCCGCGCGGTCAGCAAGATCACCGGGGTGCCGATTTCGCCGCGCAACCAGTGCGTCAGGGCCACGCCATCCTCGCCCGGCATCATCACATCCAGCACGATCAGATCAAACGCCAACCCGGTCAGCAAGCGCCGCGCCTGCGCCGCATCGCGCGCGGCGGTCACCATGAACCCCTGTTTCATCAGATACCGCTTGAGCAGTTCCCGGATGCGTTCGTCATCATCGACAATCAGCAGATGTGCGGCGGACAGGTCGCTCATGGTCGGCCATCCTTGTGCGGGGTGCCCTGTGCGCGGACCGGTTCATCCATCATCGCCTCCAACACCTGCCGAAACCCAGCCACCGCTTGTGGCCCCGCCGCGCGATAGGCCGCGCGCATCCGTGCGCGCTGCGCCTCGGACAGCTGGCGCTCAAGCTCTGCGCCCGCTTCGGTCAGGTACAGGTGCCGCTCGCGTCGATCCTGCCGCCCGACCCGCGATTCCACCAACCCGTCGGCAATCAGCGTGCGCAGCACCCGGTTCAGCGATTGCTTGGTCACGCCGAGCACCGACAACAGGTTGTTCACCGTCGTGCCGCGGCTGCGATTGATGAAATGCAGCGCCCGATGATGCGCACGACCATAGGACAAATCCGCCAGAATCCGATCCGGATCGGCGGTGAACCCGCGATAGGCGAAGAACATCGCCTCGATCCCCTTGCGCAACTGCTCATCCGTCAGGAACAGCAGGTTCTCACCACTGGTATTGCCGTCAACCATCGCTTTGCCACCTTTGCACCGCCACCCGGTTCTGTGGGGTCATTTTATGTCAGAGTTATTGACATTCCAAGAATCTATTGCTAGCGACGAGCACAATTCGCGCAACTTTATGTCCGTATCGGACCTAACCAGCGCAACTTATGTAAAATCGCGATAGGAGGCAGCAATGGCCGGCGCATATGACGACAGAGACGGATTCATCTGGATGGATGGCAAACTGGTGCCGTGGCGCGACGCCACGGTCCACGTCCTGACCCATGCGCTGCATTATGCGTCCTCGGTGTTCGAGGGTGAGCGTTGCTACTCCGGCAAGATCTTCAAAAGCCGCGAACATTCGGCGCGGCTGATCGAATCCGGTCGCCTGCTGGATATGGTCGTGCCCTATACGGTCGATCAGATCGAAGAGGCCAAATACGCGATGCTCAAGGCCAATGGCTGGACCGACGCCTATGTGCGCGTTGTCGCCTGGCGTGGCGCGGGTGACGACATGGGGGTTTCCGCCCGCCGCAACCCGGTGCGCATGGCCGTCGCGGGCTGGGAATGGGGCGCCTATTACGGTGACGCCAAATGGCAGGGTGCCAAGCTGGACATCGCCAAATGGAAGCGCCCCTCGCCCGAAACCATCCCGACGGCCGCCAAAGCCGCCGGCCTGTACATGATCTGCACGATGTCCAAACACGCCGCCGAGGCCAAGGGCTGCTCGGATGCGCTGTTCATGGATTATCGCGGCTACGTCGCCGAGGCGACCGGTGCCAACGTGTTCTTCGTCAAGGATGGCGAGGTGCATACGCCGCTGGCCGATGCGTTCCTCAACGGATTGACCCGTCAAACCGTGATCCAGATGCTGAAGGACATGGGTGTCGTCGTGCATGAACGCCACATCATGCCCGACGAACTGCCCGGTTTCTCGGAATGCTGGCTGACCGGCACCGCCGCCGAGGTCACCCCCGTTGGCCAGATCGGCGAGCATCACTTCCAGGTCGGTGATCTGACGCGCAAAGTGTCGGACAGCTATGAAAAACTGGTGCGCAGTTAAGCGAGAAACCGGTGCGCGGTTGATCGGCAACGGTTGATCCCGCGGGATTGATCGCCGGGCCAGCGGTGGCAGCGGGTGCGTTTCGGTCAACTGCCACTGCGGGTTTCACGCGATTGTATTGCCACGATCCGCGCGGCGGCCTTTTCGTCGCCGCGCGTTCGGTCTATTGCTGGTCGAAATTCCTTGGGTCCGGGCCTTTCATTTCCCCGCGGCTGCCCTGCAGTTGCAGGCCAGTACCCTCAATTTCGATCGGAGAGACCCCATGTCATTTCAAGTTGCACAACGCATTCTGCTGGCAGTGGGTCTGGTGTGTGGCGCGACGGCCCCGGTCCTGGCGCAAGACGAAGAACCGCGCAATTATATCATGGCCACCGCGCAAGACGGTGGCACCTATTATCCGGTTGGCGTGGCGATGGCCGTGCTGTCAACGATCCATCTGCAACCGTCATTCGGGTTCGACATCGAGGCCGTCACCTCGGGCGGGTCGCTTGATAATCTGCGTCTGATGCGCGACGGCGACGCGCAGTTCGGGATGCTCGAAGTGTTGGCCGGAACCTGGGCACGCGATGGCACCGGGCCGCTTGCAGAAATCGGCCCGCAAGACAATCTGCGCGCCATCACGATGCTCTGGCCCGATGTCGAGCACTTCCTGATCAGCACGGCGCTGGCCGAAACCGGCACAATCGCCGATCTGGCCGGTTTGGCGGGGCGCGGGTTTGCGATGGGGCCGCTGGGCTCTGGCACCGAATATACCAACACGTTGCTGTTCGAGAATTTCGGCTTTGACTATGCCTCATGGGGTATCGTGCATCAAACCTATGAGCAATCCGCCCAGGCCCTGCTGGACGGAACCATTGCCGGGGTGAACATCGGCTCTGGCGTTGGCGTGAATACGGTGCATTCGGTGATGACCCAGATGGGCGACTTGCTGACCCTGCTGTCCGTCACCGACGAACAGGCCGCGGCGCTGGATGGCGGTCTGGGCATCCTGTCCACGACACTGATCCCGCCAGGAACCTATCCCGGCATCGAGGCTCCGCTGCAAACCGTGTCGCTGCCGAATTTCCTTTCGGTGAATGCCGATGTGCCCGCCGAAGATGTTTACGAATTCACCCGCGTCTTGTTCGAAAATCTCGAATACCTCTGCGGTGTGCATCAAGCCGCCTGCGCGCTATCCCTTGACGGCGCGCAAAACGGCTTGCCCGTAGACCTGCATCCGGGTGCCGCCCGGTATTTCCGCGAAATGGGCATGGAAGCCTCTGATCCGTAGCCACCGCAGCACCTGATGCTACAGGCACGTCAAAGAGGTGCATTGCACCCATGCTGCGCGTTCGGTTGTGCGCAGAGACGTCTGCCTTGATCTATCGACCGGGTCCGCAATCTCTGGCCTTGTTGATACAAGGGAATACCGATCAACGCCAAATTGGGCTTACGTCCTGCGGCG
This region includes:
- a CDS encoding hydantoinase B/oxoprolinase family protein, with the translated sequence MAEVSKVAYQVMWNRLISVVEEQAQALVRTAFSTSVREAGDLSAGVYNAQGQMLAQAVTGTPGHVNAMADAVPHFIRRIGRETMAEGDVYLTNDPWEGTGHLHDITVVTPSFHNGALVGFFACTAHIVDIGGRGFGADANSVYEEGLYLPIMRLADKGAVDRTLITIIRGNVREPDQLIGDIYALATCNEIGHRRLIDMMREFALADLGGISDFILTNSRKATLERINALTPGVADGAMRIDGYSKPIDLKVRVTIARDRVLCDWEGTSGLDKKGINVPLVYTKAYSCYALKCAIAPEIPNNAASLAPFEVVAPVDSIVNAVHPAPVALRHVIGHMVPDTVYNALDQLLPNTVPAEGAGCLCNFQVSLRPRSDGPAGVGRSEVLTFNSGGAGARPTLDGMNATAFPSGVMTMPVEATEQVGPVIIWRKELRPDSGGTGQFRGGLGQYMEVGAREGFEFDIQAMLDRVDHPALGRRGGGPGAPTTIAQDDGTKMRGKGKQFVPHGRRVMMAFPGGAGYGAAPDRDPGQVRRDLALGYISAKTARDVYGLEADVIDDVLARAALGEGF
- a CDS encoding hydantoinase/oxoprolinase family protein; its protein translation is MARDSIRLGVDIGGTFTDVVLEVGTARHSTKVLTTYSAPEEAILEGMHRVCAKAGVAASSIGQIIHGTTLATNALIERRGAKTALITTKGFRDVIEMRTESRFEQYDLNLTLPEPLLARNRRYVVTERMDARGEVLMPLERAEVEALADTLGAAGYESIAVGLLHSYVNDAHERLIAQVLAARLPGVMVSLSSQVSPQMREYERFNTTIANAYIKPLMKSYLGRLKGRLAAEGADCPVFLMHSGGGIIDIETAAEFPVRLVESGPAGGAVFAADIAARHGLDKVLSFDMGGTTAKICLIKNQTPKTARVFEVARTYRFKKGSGMPISIPVIDMVEIGAGGGSLAHVDVLGQIRVGPESAGSEPGPACYGRGGERPAVTDADLVLGKLDPDNFAGGSIPLYPDASRTALRVHLGDRLEMDAVEAAWGLAEVVDENMANAARVHAVENGEDLSDYTMIAFGGAAPLHAARLCEKLGIARCLVPQGAGVGSAIGFLRAPFSFEANRSVFMKIGAFDPAKVTALFKEMEAEACSFVQSCDATAEILSEHKVYMRYSGQGWEIPVSLTPEQAANPDAETFLRLFEADYVKLFGRSVEGMEAEITVWSVNAFTLTDAVARLAPAVPSGSAPSSGTRTLFDPALGHVTEATVVERGQLTTGQTVDGPAVVTEEETTIIIPTSRSMIAQADGCLDIRTKEAAHG
- a CDS encoding LysR family transcriptional regulator, encoding MTRIPFTLKHIEAFVSVADLGTFRRAAERLNTTQPNISSRMSQLEERLGVRLMERDAGSVRLTPKGQDLLRPARDILAAAEAFQAVVGDETLFKGVLRLGVSEMVAHTWLRAFLLDMRARFPAIDIDLTVDLSATLSKALFDRDLDLVFQSGPFAQEARCTVPLGQSAYAWVAAPGLGPFAARVQPQDIAPHAILTHSRRTVPQRQLEAHFREIGQEVRLVSASNIGTSLLMALDGLGIACLPLDMVAEALADGRLQRLNYAWHPDNLRFAARYVLDPAPAYVTAAVEIAQRLYPAKDNKS
- the hutI gene encoding imidazolonepropionase → MPSTTVFSNATAATMTPETADYGLVRNAAIVVSDGRIAWVGAQEALPEPYRDAPTQDLDGRLVTPALIDCHTHIVHGGNRAMEFEMRLQGASYEEVARAGGGIVSTVSATREASFDELLAKALTRADALIAQGVSTVEIKSGYGLNQETELKMLRVARAIAQHRPIRVMTSFLGAHAVPKGMDADAYIDTICIPALNAAHAEGLVDAVDGFCEGIAFDTTQISRVFDQARALGLPLKLHAEQLSNIGGTALAARYGAMSADHVEYATEDDARALAASGTVAVILPGAFYTIHETQAPPIQAFRDHGVPMAVATDWNPGTSPLGSILLAMNMACTLFRMTPAEALAGTTRNAARALGLTDTGTIAPGMRADLAIWNVAEPAELSYGIGINPLHNRIFGGVQ
- the hutG gene encoding N-formylglutamate deformylase, which produces MSLLEISRADSPLVLGLPHTGTDIPADCAAGLNDTGRAIADTDWHIHELYAGLVEATTVRTLVHRYVIDANRDPTGVSLYPGQNTTGLCPLTDFDGQPIYHPGQEPDAAEIERRRATYHAPYHAALVAELARVKAIHGFAILYDCHSIRSQIPFLFDGTLPDFNIGTNNGETCDPAIERATYDICQAASGYTSILNGRFKGGWTTRHYGQPGQGVHAIQMELAQSTYMQESPDWPYDSAKARALRPHLKTILNTLTAWRPQ
- the hutU gene encoding urocanate hydratase; amino-acid sequence: MSDPRKNTRDIYPPTGPNLTAKSWMTEAPLRMLMNNLHPDVAENPHELVVYGGIGRAARTWQDFDSIVATLTDLEADETLVVQSGKPIAVVKTHTDAPRVLIANSNLVPHWATWDHFNELDKKGLAMYGQMTAGSWIYIGSQGIVQGTYETFVEAGRQHYGGSLKGKWILTGGLGGMGGAQPLAAVMAGACCLAVECNPDSIDFRLRTRYVDEKTDSLDEALAMIDRWTKAGEAKSVGLLGNAADVFPELYRRGIRPDIVTDQTSAHDPRHGYLPQGWTMAEWKAKQDSDPKAVEKAARASMKVQVAAMVDFHNAGVPTVDYGNNIRQMALEEGLENAFAFPGFVPAYIRPLFCRGIGPFRWVALSGDPEDIYKTDQKMKELFPENKHLHQWLDMARERIAFQGLPARICWIGLGDRHRAGLAFNEMVANGELKAPIVIGRDHLDSGSVASPNRETEAMKDGSDAVSDWPLLNALVNTASGATWVSIHHGGGVGMGFSQHAGVVICADGTPEAAKRLERVLWNDPASGVWRHADAGYEDAVACAREHGLKLPRILGN
- a CDS encoding response regulator, which translates into the protein MSDLSAAHLLIVDDDERIRELLKRYLMKQGFMVTAARDAAQARRLLTGLAFDLIVLDVMMPGEDGVALTHWLRGEIGTPVILLTARGEARDRIAGFEAGADDYLSKPFEPRELVLRINAILRRAPKAAPASLAPQVLMLGRMRYEVDSGDLRDGTEPVRLTQTEAALMRVLAGRQGEVVSREALVEYLGRDRGHMAAELSQERAIDVQITRLRRKIEPDPRRPRFLQTVRGEGYLLTPG
- a CDS encoding MarR family winged helix-turn-helix transcriptional regulator; the protein is MVDGNTSGENLLFLTDEQLRKGIEAMFFAYRGFTADPDRILADLSYGRAHHRALHFINRSRGTTVNNLLSVLGVTKQSLNRVLRTLIADGLVESRVGRQDRRERHLYLTEAGAELERQLSEAQRARMRAAYRAAGPQAVAGFRQVLEAMMDEPVRAQGTPHKDGRP